A region of bacterium DNA encodes the following proteins:
- a CDS encoding EamA family transporter → MRDYVLFAVLAGLAWGLGGYFEKSGLRAMGIPPIAGITLRTGVAFILLALLSIPAWKQIANVNDTTAWVMIIIGGGVVAGSLGMWSFYKSLSTTENLGVTLALAFSISPIAGTVMGLFKSNQPMNWQTGIGLVTIIIGIIILQTSHTPTTKP, encoded by the coding sequence ATGCGTGACTATGTATTATTTGCCGTATTAGCGGGATTAGCATGGGGGCTGGGAGGGTATTTTGAAAAATCAGGATTGCGTGCGATGGGAATACCACCGATTGCAGGGATTACTTTGCGCACCGGAGTAGCGTTCATTTTATTAGCGTTATTATCCATACCGGCATGGAAACAGATTGCCAATGTAAACGATACGACGGCGTGGGTCATGATCATCATCGGTGGCGGCGTAGTAGCCGGAAGTCTTGGCATGTGGAGTTTTTACAAATCCTTATCCACGACGGAAAACCTCGGAGTTACGTTGGCTTTGGCGTTTTCGATTTCACCGATCGCAGGCACTGTGATGGGATTATTCAAAAGCAATCAACCGATGAACTGGCAAACAGGTATCGGTTTAGTCACGATTATCATAGGCATCATCATTCTCCAGACGTCGCATACACCGACAACCAAACCTTGA
- a CDS encoding molybdopterin-dependent oxidoreductase, with amino-acid sequence MIKPNPKKNQFSIIGRPNPKIEGLEKANGSALYTDDLMLPNMLIGKILRSPHPHALIKKIDTSKAEALPGVKAVMIGTELTEKYGVLPASQDETVLAVDKVCYIGDGVAAVAALDEETAEKACELIEVEYEVLKPCLTIEDGFREDLPKIHPHTKQANVMKEVHQEFGDVDEGFKEADLVMENEYFFEGNTHLPLEPHCALAQYGSDGKLTIWSSTQTPHYLHVALAKVLQMKRSHIRVIKPHIGAGYGGKSEPFALEFCAAWLSKKTGRPVKFLYTREEVFYAHRGRQPMKMILKTGVKKDGSITAIHMRTFLDGGSFGSYGLVTTYYSGVFLTLPYKVPRYKFDAYRIYTNKPAGGPKRGHGAVQPRFAMECQLDKIAEKLGLDPVEMRLKNSIEPNTMTINSFRVTSCGIKECLTSTRARSEFDKKYASYKKQNGKVIRKGIGIAASTYISGAGKSIIWNDMPHSGVQIKVDRGGGVTVFCGASDIGQGSDSMLAYIAAEVLGVEISDVHVCQTDTHLTPVDLGSYSSRVTFMAGNACIQAAERIKEMIFEMASRKLGVPVTDLDNGKRLIFSKSDPNKFMDFVEAANMAESAYGTIGATGSYKPPKIGGSYKGAGAGPSPSYTFSTHIAEVSVDVETGAVTVEKIWSAHDCGRALNPVIVEGQIEGSVYMGVGEALFEEHIFHKNGLHRNPSILEYKVPTILDTPEIESIIVESIDPEGPFGAKEAGEGPLHAAIPAIANAIYNAIGVRLDTTPFTPDKILKALEEKELAEKGGNGHSKKLRDIGAKKLVSHIATT; translated from the coding sequence ATGATAAAGCCTAATCCGAAAAAAAATCAATTCTCTATTATCGGCAGACCCAATCCGAAAATTGAAGGATTGGAGAAGGCCAACGGATCCGCTCTGTATACTGATGATCTGATGCTCCCCAATATGCTCATCGGAAAAATTTTGCGCAGCCCGCATCCGCATGCCCTGATCAAAAAAATTGATACTTCTAAGGCGGAGGCATTACCCGGCGTGAAAGCGGTAATGATCGGGACGGAGCTTACGGAAAAATACGGCGTTCTTCCTGCTTCGCAGGATGAAACCGTACTGGCTGTTGATAAAGTCTGCTATATCGGTGACGGTGTGGCGGCCGTAGCAGCGCTGGATGAAGAAACAGCGGAAAAAGCGTGCGAACTTATCGAAGTCGAATATGAAGTTTTGAAACCGTGCCTTACGATCGAAGATGGTTTTCGTGAAGACCTTCCTAAAATACACCCGCACACCAAACAAGCCAATGTAATGAAGGAAGTGCATCAAGAGTTCGGTGATGTGGATGAGGGTTTCAAAGAAGCCGATTTGGTTATGGAAAACGAATATTTCTTTGAAGGCAATACGCACTTACCTTTGGAACCGCATTGTGCTCTGGCTCAATACGGAAGCGACGGTAAACTGACTATATGGTCTTCGACGCAGACACCGCATTATCTGCATGTAGCCTTAGCCAAAGTGCTTCAAATGAAGCGTTCGCATATTCGTGTCATCAAGCCGCATATCGGTGCAGGTTATGGTGGGAAATCCGAACCGTTTGCATTGGAATTTTGTGCGGCATGGCTTTCCAAAAAAACCGGTCGTCCCGTGAAATTTTTATATACCCGCGAAGAAGTATTTTACGCGCATCGGGGTCGCCAACCGATGAAGATGATACTTAAAACCGGCGTCAAAAAGGACGGTTCGATCACCGCGATCCACATGCGTACGTTTCTAGACGGCGGATCGTTCGGAAGTTATGGCCTTGTGACTACGTATTATTCCGGCGTATTTCTGACGTTGCCTTACAAAGTGCCTCGATACAAATTTGATGCGTATCGTATTTATACCAATAAACCGGCCGGCGGGCCCAAACGCGGGCATGGTGCCGTGCAGCCTCGTTTTGCGATGGAATGCCAATTAGATAAAATAGCCGAAAAACTCGGTCTTGATCCGGTGGAGATGCGTCTCAAAAATAGTATCGAACCCAATACGATGACGATCAATTCGTTTCGTGTCACCTCATGCGGTATCAAAGAATGCCTCACTTCTACGCGTGCGCGTTCGGAGTTTGATAAAAAGTACGCGTCATATAAAAAACAAAATGGTAAAGTTATTCGCAAAGGTATCGGTATTGCGGCCAGCACATATATCAGCGGAGCGGGAAAATCCATCATTTGGAATGATATGCCGCATTCCGGCGTGCAGATCAAAGTGGATCGTGGCGGCGGTGTGACGGTATTTTGCGGAGCGTCGGATATAGGTCAGGGTTCGGATTCGATGTTAGCTTATATTGCAGCGGAAGTTCTGGGTGTCGAAATATCGGATGTTCACGTTTGCCAAACCGATACCCATCTGACGCCGGTGGATTTGGGCAGTTATTCGAGCCGTGTCACTTTTATGGCGGGCAATGCGTGCATACAAGCGGCGGAGCGTATTAAAGAAATGATCTTTGAAATGGCGAGCCGTAAACTCGGTGTACCGGTAACTGATCTTGATAACGGTAAACGATTGATTTTTTCAAAATCGGATCCGAATAAATTTATGGATTTCGTCGAAGCCGCAAACATGGCGGAATCAGCCTATGGTACGATCGGTGCGACCGGCAGCTACAAGCCGCCCAAAATCGGCGGCTCTTACAAAGGCGCAGGTGCAGGTCCATCACCCTCATACACTTTTTCTACGCATATCGCTGAAGTGTCCGTGGATGTAGAAACCGGTGCGGTGACGGTAGAAAAAATATGGTCAGCCCATGATTGCGGGCGAGCGCTCAATCCCGTGATCGTTGAAGGTCAGATCGAAGGCAGTGTTTATATGGGTGTCGGTGAGGCGCTTTTTGAAGAACATATTTTTCATAAAAACGGATTGCATCGCAACCCCAGTATTCTGGAATATAAAGTGCCGACGATATTGGATACGCCCGAAATCGAATCCATTATCGTGGAGTCTATTGATCCCGAAGGCCCGTTTGGCGCCAAAGAAGCTGGTGAAGGCCCTCTCCACGCGGCGATACCGGCGATTGCCAATGCGATCTACAATGCCATCGGTGTACGTCTGGATACGACGCCATTTACACCGGATAAAATCCTGAAGGCTTTGGAAGAAAAAGAACTCGCTGAAAAAGGCGGTAACGGTCATTCCAAAAAACTTCGTGATATCGGCGCAAAAAAATTGGTATCCCATATCGCAACGACCTGA
- a CDS encoding class I SAM-dependent methyltransferase codes for MYSKDYFESDFRCGHEDASAFNKKTDPVLPDWAEQVHLQPESSVLEIGCATGYTLKAFHDAGHHVKGIEISEDAARHARDVYHLDVDTMAVHQAQFSSEKFDLIYLLDVFEHLTDPVLLLKQAYQWLKPGGTLVIVIPTQTNTLFSRFGMTLFSLAGKRARIYMPPYHLFEYRPSSVRRLLLNHGFSKIDMKPVIMKPGEIGLRSSVVQNTAKYVFQCLNYPLTKLTGRFGDRLTIIAVKS; via the coding sequence ATGTACAGTAAGGATTATTTCGAATCGGATTTTAGATGCGGGCATGAAGATGCATCAGCCTTTAATAAAAAGACGGATCCTGTTCTGCCGGATTGGGCTGAGCAGGTTCACCTTCAACCTGAGTCATCCGTTTTAGAAATTGGTTGCGCGACAGGTTATACGCTTAAAGCATTTCATGATGCGGGGCATCATGTCAAAGGGATTGAGATATCCGAAGATGCAGCCCGTCATGCGCGGGATGTGTATCACTTGGATGTAGATACGATGGCCGTTCATCAAGCGCAGTTTTCGTCGGAGAAATTTGATCTTATCTATTTGTTGGATGTGTTTGAACATTTGACGGATCCTGTTTTACTCCTCAAGCAGGCGTATCAATGGCTGAAACCGGGTGGAACACTGGTGATCGTTATTCCTACGCAAACGAATACACTTTTTTCGCGATTTGGTATGACCTTATTTTCGTTAGCCGGCAAACGGGCGCGGATATATATGCCGCCGTATCATCTTTTTGAATACCGACCTTCATCGGTTCGACGTTTGTTACTTAACCACGGTTTTTCTAAAATAGATATGAAACCGGTGATTATGAAGCCCGGTGAAATTGGTTTGCGCAGCAGCGTTGTTCAAAATACAGCCAAATATGTTTTTCAATGTTTGAATTACCCTCTAACGAAGTTGACGGGACGCTTTGGCGATCGGTTGACCATCATTGCAGTCAAATCTTGA
- a CDS encoding (2Fe-2S)-binding protein — MKSLITLKVNGDLYEIAVKSNRTLLEALRYDCHLTGSKQGCDMGDCGACTVLIDNVPIQACITLAVECVGKEIITVEGIAKGTEAHPLQTAWNNQGASQCGYCTPGFMVVAKWLLEKNPNPSDVEIKEALSGNICRCTGYTKIITAMKEAAAIMQKEKAV, encoded by the coding sequence ATGAAATCGTTGATCACACTTAAGGTCAATGGCGACCTTTACGAAATTGCCGTCAAATCCAATCGCACTTTGCTTGAAGCGCTGCGCTACGATTGCCATCTTACCGGTTCCAAACAAGGTTGTGATATGGGCGACTGCGGCGCGTGCACGGTGTTAATTGATAACGTCCCTATCCAGGCCTGCATCACACTTGCGGTGGAATGCGTCGGCAAAGAAATCATCACCGTCGAAGGAATCGCTAAAGGAACAGAAGCGCATCCGCTACAGACGGCATGGAATAATCAAGGTGCATCCCAGTGCGGATATTGTACGCCCGGTTTTATGGTTGTGGCCAAGTGGCTTTTGGAAAAAAATCCTAATCCAAGCGATGTGGAAATCAAAGAGGCCTTGTCCGGCAATATTTGCCGCTGTACCGGTTATACTAAGATCATAACCGCCATGAAAGAGGCCGCGGCGATAATGCAAAAAGAAAAAGCCGTTTAA
- the icd gene encoding NADP-dependent isocitrate dehydrogenase — protein sequence MIFATDLSLRFIGTIFSNHFVTSFTTIRKPTVYKDITPPKEGQKISIQNGVLQVPDNPVIPFIEGDGTGRDIWRASVRVFDAAVQKAYGGKKKIHWFEVYAGQKSFDQYNTWLPDDTITACKEYLVSIKGPLTTPVGGGIRSLNVALRQTLDLYVCLRPVRYFNGVPSPVKRPEKVDMVIFRENTEDIYAGIEWKEGSPEAKKVIAWLQNEMGVKKVRFPETSGIGIKPVSREGSERLIRSAIQYAIAQKRKSVTLVHKGNIMKYTEGAFRDWGYELAKREFGGVEIDGGPWVKLPSGVIIKDAIADITLQQVLTRPEDFDVIATMNLNGDYLSDALAAQVGGIGIAPGGNINYITGHAVFEATHGTAPKYADLDKVNPGSVILSGEMMFRYMGWNEVADLLIKGLETSIAKKTVTYDFARLMDGAKEIKCSEFGDAIIANM from the coding sequence ATGATATTCGCGACCGACTTGAGTTTGCGGTTTATCGGAACTATATTTTCAAACCATTTCGTCACATCATTCACCACGATAAGGAAGCCAACCGTGTACAAAGACATTACTCCCCCCAAAGAAGGTCAAAAAATTTCAATCCAAAACGGTGTACTCCAAGTACCCGATAATCCGGTCATACCGTTTATCGAAGGTGATGGTACCGGTCGTGACATTTGGCGTGCATCGGTACGTGTGTTTGATGCCGCTGTACAAAAAGCTTATGGCGGTAAGAAAAAAATTCATTGGTTTGAAGTATATGCCGGACAAAAATCATTTGATCAATACAATACTTGGCTTCCCGATGATACCATCACTGCTTGCAAAGAGTATCTCGTTTCGATCAAGGGTCCCCTCACGACACCGGTGGGCGGAGGCATTCGCAGTCTCAATGTAGCCTTACGTCAAACACTCGATCTATATGTCTGTTTACGCCCTGTGCGTTATTTTAACGGCGTTCCCTCTCCTGTCAAACGCCCCGAAAAAGTGGATATGGTGATTTTCCGCGAAAATACGGAAGACATCTACGCCGGTATCGAATGGAAAGAAGGATCTCCGGAAGCTAAAAAAGTAATCGCCTGGCTTCAAAATGAGATGGGCGTTAAAAAAGTACGATTCCCCGAAACGAGCGGCATCGGTATCAAACCGGTATCACGCGAAGGTTCCGAACGCTTGATTCGCTCCGCCATCCAATATGCCATCGCACAAAAACGTAAGAGCGTGACGCTTGTGCACAAAGGCAATATCATGAAATACACCGAAGGTGCATTTCGTGATTGGGGTTATGAATTAGCCAAACGCGAATTCGGAGGTGTGGAAATTGACGGCGGGCCGTGGGTCAAATTGCCTAGTGGTGTTATCATCAAAGACGCTATCGCCGACATCACACTACAGCAAGTACTGACGCGGCCGGAAGATTTTGATGTCATTGCCACGATGAACCTCAACGGTGATTATCTGTCGGATGCCTTAGCTGCACAAGTCGGCGGCATCGGTATAGCTCCGGGCGGTAATATCAATTATATCACCGGTCATGCCGTATTTGAGGCTACACACGGCACAGCACCTAAATACGCCGATTTAGATAAAGTCAACCCCGGTTCGGTGATATTGTCCGGCGAAATGATGTTTCGCTATATGGGTTGGAATGAAGTTGCCGATCTTTTGATCAAAGGACTTGAAACCTCGATCGCAAAAAAAACGGTTACCTATGATTTTGCCCGCCTGATGGATGGTGCAAAAGAAATCAAGTGTAGCGAATTTGGCGATGCGATCATCGCAAATATGTAA
- a CDS encoding BamA/TamA family outer membrane protein → MSWFFVTTICGQNLYENLQSSSGDTPVDVSRRTKGRRFTPIPLVNYTSDDGTGYGLRMCVYDYDSVTVPYRRALKAQYFVTTEGKWAHVLSLDYPNFLKGHRFDFELAYDKLEFANYYGELSNHMVDSLRLSKSQRTFRQATPSASLTWIYDLHGPWRLRGGVSIRHTSVKPNADSGNILKELKPVGYKGGVLWKLDAAMRYDTRDNYINSTRGILEELLVEYKIGGEGDYQGWLASYEHRHFIPITPSVVAGYRLAADQVFGQIPFYDELKLGGEGSVRGMPSARRRGQGRFLVNTELRWRGIHLSDRRNMMLGVILFTDAGQIYKRKDGPSLIPKNWHAGYGGGLRFYWHSTIIRTDYGISEGGSGLYILFSQVF, encoded by the coding sequence TTGAGTTGGTTTTTTGTAACCACGATCTGCGGGCAAAATTTGTATGAGAATCTGCAAAGCAGTTCAGGTGACACACCAGTGGATGTATCACGTCGCACCAAAGGGCGTCGTTTTACGCCTATACCTTTGGTGAATTATACATCCGATGACGGTACGGGTTATGGTCTTCGTATGTGCGTGTATGACTATGATAGTGTCACGGTGCCGTATCGTCGTGCTTTGAAAGCACAGTACTTTGTGACGACAGAGGGAAAATGGGCGCATGTGTTGTCTTTGGATTATCCGAATTTTCTTAAAGGTCACCGTTTTGATTTCGAGTTAGCTTACGATAAGCTCGAGTTTGCCAATTATTACGGAGAACTTTCTAATCATATGGTGGATAGTTTGCGTTTGAGTAAATCACAACGAACTTTTCGTCAAGCTACACCGAGCGCATCCCTAACATGGATTTATGATCTGCATGGGCCATGGCGCCTTCGCGGCGGTGTGAGTATTCGCCATACTTCGGTCAAGCCCAATGCTGATTCAGGTAATATCCTTAAGGAACTGAAACCGGTGGGTTATAAAGGTGGTGTATTGTGGAAATTGGACGCTGCCATGCGATATGATACACGTGATAATTATATCAATTCCACGCGCGGGATATTAGAAGAGTTGCTTGTAGAATATAAAATAGGAGGAGAAGGGGATTATCAGGGGTGGCTCGCGAGTTATGAACATCGGCATTTCATTCCTATCACACCAAGTGTCGTGGCGGGATATCGTTTAGCGGCTGATCAAGTCTTTGGACAGATACCATTTTATGACGAATTGAAGCTGGGTGGTGAAGGTTCGGTGCGCGGTATGCCGTCGGCAAGGCGACGCGGGCAAGGTCGTTTTTTGGTTAATACCGAACTGCGATGGCGTGGAATACATTTGTCGGATCGCCGTAATATGATGCTTGGGGTTATACTATTCACCGATGCGGGGCAAATTTATAAACGGAAAGACGGGCCATCCCTGATACCAAAAAACTGGCATGCCGGATACGGCGGAGGGCTTCGATTTTATTGGCATAGCACGATTATACGAACCGATTATGGCATTTCCGAAGGCGGAAGCGGTTTATACATTTTATTTTCACAGGTATTTTGA
- a CDS encoding AraC family transcriptional regulator, which yields MANKSLALLMLIFSSAVLEQLIRISGLFSTLPHMLFISVPFWYALAPAYYLYAKNLVEKQNRFVIKDAWHALPFLGVILLLSPYYLWDVQKKIAYIIDPSQFNDFAVESIILNVVMVLQNVMYLTMAIRLLSQNEAYSKLNRIIRFLFSIMMGYVVFNFINAIYFLFTGETLVHWGNWSIPIFATIIYTIAFLSFVSPETIFFTLWPRKNNSLSKERKHEVLNQLYKLMEQDKIYREPDLRYTEVAARLGISARCLSALLSEDIGMTFNVFVNTYRVKDAQNQLRERYSEETLLAIALDSGFSGKSSFNRIFKEQTGLTPSEFVYQSN from the coding sequence TTGGCAAATAAAAGTCTTGCGCTCCTGATGCTTATTTTTTCAAGTGCCGTATTGGAACAATTGATTCGCATCTCCGGTCTTTTTTCCACCCTGCCCCATATGCTCTTCATTTCGGTCCCTTTTTGGTATGCACTGGCTCCGGCTTATTATCTTTATGCCAAAAATCTTGTCGAGAAGCAAAATCGATTCGTCATCAAAGACGCTTGGCATGCATTACCTTTTTTGGGAGTGATTCTTCTCTTGTCACCATACTATTTGTGGGATGTACAAAAGAAAATCGCATACATAATTGACCCGTCACAGTTCAATGATTTCGCCGTAGAGAGTATTATTCTAAATGTCGTAATGGTCTTGCAAAATGTCATGTACCTCACTATGGCCATTCGTTTGCTGTCACAAAATGAAGCGTATTCTAAACTCAATCGCATTATCCGATTCTTATTTAGCATTATGATGGGATATGTCGTTTTCAATTTTATAAATGCTATTTACTTTCTTTTCACCGGAGAAACGCTTGTCCATTGGGGTAATTGGTCAATACCGATTTTTGCAACGATTATTTACACTATTGCATTCCTTTCATTCGTTTCCCCGGAAACAATATTTTTTACTTTATGGCCGAGAAAAAATAACAGCCTTTCTAAAGAGAGAAAGCATGAAGTTTTAAATCAATTATACAAACTGATGGAACAGGACAAAATATATCGAGAACCCGACCTGCGTTATACCGAAGTGGCGGCTCGCCTTGGTATCAGCGCACGATGCTTGTCTGCACTGCTAAGCGAAGACATCGGGATGACGTTTAACGTGTTTGTCAATACGTATCGTGTAAAAGATGCCCAAAACCAACTCAGAGAACGATACAGCGAAGAAACTCTGCTGGCTATAGCTTTAGATTCAGGGTTCTCAGGTAAAAGCTCTTTTAATCGCATATTCAAAGAGCAAACCGGTTTAACACCATCTGAATTCGTTTACCAATCCAATTAG
- a CDS encoding S9 family peptidase — MLSLERIFDSDELQSRFFGPARWLKDDKGYTTLEVSDRAEGKDIIKYDAATGTRTVLIGAEKLIPQGQTRPLKISDYFWSSDDSRLLIFTNTRKVWRYNTRGDYWVLDIGTGKLHKLGGADAKTSTLMFAKFSPDGQQVAYVRENNIYTENLLTGKITQLTFDGSDVIINGTFDWVYEEEFGCRDGFRWSPDSRAVAYWQLNAEGIGVFYMINNTDSVYSKVIPVQYPKAGYPNSFCRVGVVSASGGTTVWMQTPGDPRDNYIPRMEWAGTSEAIVMRHLNRLQNTLQIMLGDVKSGIVQTIATDKDSAWIDIDDEFKVLDGGKGFLWISERDGWRHVYKTSRDGKKTELLTPVNFDVIKVILAQEKENMLYYTASPENATQRFLYRMKMDGKGKAERITTETGGWHDYQISPDAKYAIHKYSSMQLPQIVEVVDLPKHKTLRTLEDNLALRQRLAGLKINAPEFFKIEAGNGLMLDGWMLKPASFDATKKYPLFVFVYGEPAEQTVADNWDGADYLWHQMLAQQGYIVISLDPRGTPAPRGRAWRKAIYKQLGWLAPMDLAEGVRRVTTWPYIDKSRVGIWGWSGGGASTLQSMFRFPDVFHVGMCVSPVTDQRNYDNIYTERYMGFPKDNLEWFLKASPISYVQNLKGKLLLVHGTGDDNVHYQNTEMLINALIAAGKPFDMMAYPNRTHNIDEGDGTSLHLYSLLTRYLKEHLKPGPQ; from the coding sequence ATGTTATCGTTGGAGCGAATTTTTGATTCCGATGAATTGCAGTCACGTTTTTTTGGTCCGGCGCGGTGGTTAAAAGACGACAAAGGTTATACGACGCTTGAAGTGTCGGATCGAGCGGAAGGTAAAGATATCATTAAGTATGATGCGGCTACCGGGACGCGTACCGTATTGATCGGCGCTGAAAAGCTAATACCGCAGGGGCAAACCCGTCCTCTCAAAATATCCGATTATTTCTGGTCTTCCGATGATTCACGGTTATTGATTTTTACCAATACACGCAAAGTCTGGCGATATAATACGCGGGGCGATTATTGGGTACTGGATATTGGGACGGGAAAACTACATAAGCTCGGTGGTGCCGACGCCAAAACATCCACCCTGATGTTTGCTAAATTTTCTCCGGACGGTCAGCAAGTGGCGTATGTTAGGGAAAATAATATCTACACAGAAAACCTGTTAACCGGGAAAATCACACAATTGACTTTCGACGGTTCCGATGTCATCATCAACGGAACGTTTGATTGGGTATATGAAGAAGAATTTGGCTGCCGAGACGGATTTCGATGGAGTCCCGATAGTCGTGCTGTTGCATATTGGCAATTGAATGCTGAGGGTATCGGTGTGTTTTATATGATTAACAACACGGATTCAGTTTATTCCAAAGTCATTCCGGTGCAGTATCCCAAAGCCGGATATCCGAATTCATTCTGTCGTGTCGGTGTAGTTTCTGCCAGCGGCGGTACTACGGTATGGATGCAAACACCCGGCGATCCGCGGGATAATTATATTCCTCGAATGGAATGGGCAGGAACATCAGAAGCCATCGTCATGCGACACCTCAATCGCTTGCAAAATACTTTGCAGATCATGCTCGGTGATGTAAAATCCGGCATTGTACAAACGATAGCCACCGATAAAGATAGTGCATGGATTGATATAGATGATGAATTTAAAGTACTGGATGGCGGAAAAGGATTTTTATGGATTAGTGAGCGTGACGGATGGCGGCATGTGTATAAGACCAGTCGCGACGGTAAAAAAACGGAGCTTCTTACGCCGGTTAATTTTGATGTGATCAAAGTTATACTCGCACAAGAAAAAGAAAACATGCTTTATTATACGGCGTCACCCGAAAATGCTACGCAACGTTTTTTATATCGCATGAAAATGGACGGTAAAGGGAAAGCCGAACGCATTACAACGGAGACCGGAGGTTGGCATGATTATCAGATTTCGCCCGATGCAAAATACGCGATACATAAATATTCGTCTATGCAACTGCCACAAATAGTTGAAGTTGTAGACCTTCCGAAACATAAAACATTACGTACTCTGGAAGACAATCTGGCTTTGCGTCAACGACTGGCAGGGTTAAAAATAAATGCACCGGAGTTTTTTAAAATTGAAGCCGGCAATGGGTTGATGTTAGACGGGTGGATGCTTAAACCGGCATCCTTTGATGCGACGAAAAAATATCCTCTCTTTGTTTTTGTCTATGGCGAACCTGCCGAACAAACAGTAGCCGATAATTGGGATGGCGCTGATTATTTGTGGCATCAGATGCTCGCTCAGCAAGGATATATCGTGATCAGCTTAGATCCGCGTGGTACACCTGCGCCGCGGGGCAGAGCTTGGCGTAAAGCGATATATAAACAATTAGGATGGCTTGCTCCGATGGATTTGGCTGAAGGAGTGCGTCGTGTGACGACGTGGCCTTATATTGACAAGTCGCGTGTGGGCATCTGGGGCTGGAGCGGCGGCGGCGCTTCGACATTGCAGTCGATGTTTAGATTTCCGGACGTATTTCACGTCGGCATGTGTGTTTCACCCGTGACGGATCAGCGAAACTATGATAATATATATACCGAGCGTTATATGGGTTTTCCCAAAGATAACCTGGAATGGTTCTTAAAAGCTTCGCCGATCAGCTATGTACAAAATCTGAAAGGAAAACTCTTACTGGTGCACGGTACAGGTGATGACAATGTACATTATCAGAATACGGAAATGTTGATTAATGCGCTGATCGCGGCAGGAAAACCGTTTGATATGATGGCTTACCCCAATCGAACGCACAATATTGATGAAGGAGACGGAACCTCGTTGCATCTGTATTCGCTATTGACACGGTACCTCAAGGAACATCTTAAACCGGGGCCGCAATAA
- a CDS encoding radical SAM protein — MDMTFFRSKSIKTLPVLVLMPHSACNCRCLMCDIWKSNSNLRSWDSDIFKKLENDIRSLRVREVVFSGGEALLHPALFEFCTSLKSISDIKLTLLSTGLLLDRFARSITDHIDEVIVSLDGPAQIHDTIRNIPGGFEKIRVGIKSILTVKPEFNISARCVVQKSNFRFLKELIIAAQDMGLRRLSFLPADMHSQAFNHTSPLQSEQTDPIIPSPNELPDLRQSLSDIVKEFNNAFHTRWISESPQKLLRIADYYEAVHGLGSFKSPPCNAPWVSAVVESDGSVRPCFFHASLGNFFNQPLPEILNGDDAIHFRKNLDISQNSICQRCVCSLQYSRSIVDKLYF, encoded by the coding sequence ATGGATATGACTTTTTTTAGATCAAAATCTATCAAAACATTGCCTGTACTGGTACTGATGCCGCATAGCGCTTGCAATTGCCGTTGCCTTATGTGTGATATCTGGAAATCCAACTCAAATCTACGATCGTGGGATTCTGATATTTTTAAAAAACTGGAAAACGATATCCGATCGTTGCGAGTGCGTGAAGTGGTTTTTTCGGGCGGTGAGGCCTTACTTCACCCCGCTTTGTTTGAATTTTGCACATCATTAAAATCAATTTCAGATATCAAACTTACATTATTATCCACCGGACTTTTGTTAGATCGGTTTGCCCGATCCATTACCGATCATATTGATGAGGTGATCGTATCTCTAGACGGCCCGGCGCAAATTCACGATACCATTCGTAATATTCCCGGAGGCTTTGAAAAGATCCGTGTGGGCATTAAAAGCATACTGACCGTTAAGCCGGAGTTTAATATATCCGCGCGATGTGTAGTCCAAAAATCAAACTTCCGATTTTTAAAAGAACTCATTATCGCCGCACAAGACATGGGGTTACGCCGGTTGAGTTTTTTACCGGCGGATATGCATTCGCAAGCCTTTAACCACACCTCGCCTTTGCAATCCGAACAAACAGATCCCATAATACCCTCACCCAATGAACTTCCTGATCTGCGCCAGAGCTTGTCAGATATAGTAAAGGAATTTAATAACGCTTTTCATACGCGATGGATTTCAGAATCTCCTCAGAAACTGCTGCGCATCGCAGATTATTACGAAGCGGTGCATGGTTTAGGTTCATTCAAATCTCCACCCTGTAACGCCCCGTGGGTTTCGGCTGTGGTAGAATCCGATGGCTCTGTGCGTCCTTGTTTTTTTCATGCATCGTTAGGAAATTTTTTCAATCAACCACTTCCGGAAATACTAAATGGGGACGATGCAATACACTTCCGGAAAAACCTAGATATATCACAAAATTCGATATGCCAGCGTTGCGTTTGTTCCCTGCAATATTCGCGATCTATCGTAGATAAACTCTATTTTTAA